The nucleotide sequence CTCGAGGAGTTCATCTACGTGGGTCTCGGCGACGACCAGGCCGCCGCGATAGGGCATCTGCCCACGGGACACGGTCTGCTCGGCGCCCTGATCGCCGACCCGCATCCGATCCGGCTGCCGAGCATGGCCGACGACCCCCGCGCCGTGGGCTTTCCCCCTCACCACCCCAGGATGGACTCGTTTCTCGGGGTGCCCGTCCGGGTGCGAGGCGAGGTGTTCGGGAACCTCTATCTCACCAACCGCCGTGACGGCCTGTTCACGGAGGAGGATGAGCGCCTGGTCGAGGCGCTGGCGACCACTGCCGGCTTCGCGATCGAGAACGCCCGGCTTCTCGAGCAGGCGAGGGGCCGTGCGCAGTGGATGAGTTCCGCAGCAGAGCTGTCCGCCGCGCTCCTCTCGTCCACCACCGACACCGCCTTCGACCTCATTGCCAGCCGCATTTTCGACTTGCCGGATATCGACAAGGTCACGGTCGTGCTGGCGGACGATTCCGGGGCCCAGCTTCACGTCGCCGCCGCCCGCGGACAGGGCGAGAGCGAGGTCAGGGGACTCTCGCTCGATGCTTCATCGACATGCGCGGGCGCCGTCATCACGAGCGGACAGGCGCGATCATACGTCCGCGAACCGTCGCCCGAGAACGACCCGCTGCGCGTGGTGCGCGACGGGGATGCCGGCCCGGTGGTCGCAGCCCCGCTGCGGAGGCGGGGACGGCTCTGGGGTGTTCTGTGCGTTGCACGCGACCCCAATGGCCGGCGCTTCACGGTGGCCGATCTCGAGAGCATCGCCGACTTCGCCTTCCGTGCGAGCCTCGCGCTCGAGCTGTCGCACGCTCGGGAGGAGGGTCAGCGCGCGCTGCTCGCCGACGATCGGCGCCGGATCGCACGTGACCTCCACGATCACGTCATCCAGCAGCTGTTCGGTACCGGCCTCACGCTGCAGGCCGTCGCCGGAAAGCTTCCGCCCGGACCGGAGACCGAGCAGCTGCACGCGAGCATCGACCAGCTCGACGACGCGATCTCGCAGATCAGGACCGTCGTGTTCGCCCTGTCCCAGCGCGACGAGAGCTCACTGCGCCACCGCGTGATCGACGTCGTCGCGGACCTCTCGGCCATGTTGCGTCGTCCACCCGCCATCCGGTTCACCGGCCCGGTGGATCACGCGATCACGGGCACCCTGCTGGTCGATGTCGTCGGCGTGACCCGCGAGCTTCTCAGCAACGCCGTGCGCCATTCGAGAGCCGACCGGATCTCCGTGGAGGTCGGCATCGACGCGGACACCGCCGTGGTGCAGGTGGAAGACGACGGCATCGGGATCGGTGCAGGCGACCGGCGCAGCGGATTGAAGAATCTCGCCGACAAGGCAGCAGCGCGCGGAGGACAGTTCACGGTCGAGTCCGTGTCCGGTGCCACGACGGTACGCTGGGCCGCTCCCCTGAACGGCGAGGCCGACAAGAGACAGGGGCGGAGTCGATGACCAACGTCTTCCTCGTCGACGATCACGAGATCGTGCGCCGCGGGCTCGTGGACCTCGTGCGGGCTCAGACCGACCTGGAAGTGGTGGGCGAAGCGGCCACCGTGCGGCAAGCCATCGGCCGCATCGAGGCCACCCTGCCCGACGTCGCGGTCCTCGATGTCCGGCTTCCCGACGGCAGCGGGATCGACCTCTGTCGCGACATCCGTTCCCGCATGCCTGCCGTCGCGTGCCTGATGCTCACCGCGTACGACGATGACGCCGCCGTCCGTGCGGCTGTACTCGCCGGCGCGTCGGGGTACATCTTGAAGGACATCGGCGGCTCGCGACTCGTGGATGCCATCCGATCCGTGGCGAACGGCCGAACGCTCATGGATGACGCCGTCGTGAAGCGGGCGACGGAGAAGATCCGTGAGCGAGCCGACAACAGCGACCCGCGCCTGGGGTCGCTCGGGCTCCGCGAGCGACAGATCCTGCGACTGATCGCCGACGGACTGACCAATCGGCAGATCGGCGAGCACCTCGGCATCGCCGAGAAGACGGTGAAGAACTACGTGTCGTCGCTCCTGAGCAAGCTCGGCCTCGAACGCCGCACTCAGGCCGCCGTGTTCCAGCTCGAGCATCGCGGCGGACAGCCGAGCTAGCTTCTCGCCGTATCGCGACTCCCCTCGACGGCATGCTCACGCTCCGCCGGGCGTCGCCGGTGCGTGTGCGGCGACATACGTCGACCGGTGCGGGTGTGCCAGATGCGTCAGGACGCCGAGAAGCAGCATCGTGACACCGAGTTCGACCAGACCCAGCGCGAAGTAGAGCGCCTGCAGGAGACTGAAGGGGATGTAGATCATCTGGATGAAGATCCAGATGAGGCACGCGAACCCGCCCGCCGCCGCGAGCGGCATCGACCAGCGAGATCTCATGATGGTCGCGACGAACGCGGCCGCGTGCACGCCGGCAACCAAGACGATGAGGCTCATCCCGGGAACGAGGTACGACGAGAACGGAGAACCCTCGAGGTACTCCGCCGGCGGGACGATCACCGCCCCCCAATCGGGATTGAGGCTGCCGAAGATCAAGGCGAGCCCTCCTGCGAACGCGGTGATCGCGACGAACGCCTGCGCGCTCAGCAGCGCGATACGGGCGAATCGGATCATGATCACTCCTCTCTTCCGTGGTGAAGCACAGCGTCCCGGGGAATGACTGCGACCGGGCACTCCGCCTGCCAGAGCACACCCTCGGCGACCGAGCCCAGCAGGCTGCCTGCGAGGACGCCGCGATGATGAGTGCCGATGACCAGCATCGAGCTGCGCGGCGCATAGCGCAGCAGCGCGGCCGAGCGACTGTCTCGCACGAGTTCACTCTGCAGGCGCATCGTCGGATAACGCTCGACGAGCCAGTTCACGGCAGCAGTCAGCGTCGCGCGATGATCGGCCATCACATCCTCCTGCGTCGCAACCATCACCGCCGATCCCGAGAAGGACGGCGTCGGCATGAGCCACGCGTGCACCAGACGGACAGACGTCTCGGTCTCCTCGGCCTCCTGAGCCGCGAACGCGAGCGCGGTGCTGGACGAATCATCGTCGGAGATCCCGATGGTGATCGGATCGCCGACATCCACCCAGCCGGCAGGCACCATGACGACGGGAACGCGAGCATGGGTGCTGATACGCAACGGCATGGCGCCGGCCATCGCCGCGCGGATCGGGTGTCCCGGATTGATGCCCACGACGAGCAGATCCGTATCATCGGCGAACTCGGTCAGCGAGTCGGGTACACCGCCCTCGAGCCGATGGAGTTCGACTCCGACACCGGGCACCCTGTCGCGGAGAAAGGTCTCGGCCTCCGCCAGCTGGTCGAGCGCGGATGCCCGATCCTGCGCGAACCGGGACACCACATTGACGAGACCGACCTTCGCCACCTCGCGGCCGGCTCGTGCCGCCACCCAGGCCAGCGCCGACACGGATGCCGGACTCCCGTCGTAGCCGAGGACGATGCGTTCCATGAGCGACCCCATCTCGAATCGGCGACCTCTGCCGTTGTCGAGCAGTCAAATCGCGCCGGCG is from Microbacterium sp. LWH3-1.2 and encodes:
- a CDS encoding GAF domain-containing protein; translated protein: MTGPDPLSFPDGPRLDLDEALTTLLTQAERVRATQDRLRALLSATQAVVEESDLPSVLRRIAQAAATLVDAEYGALGVIAPERDALEEFIYVGLGDDQAAAIGHLPTGHGLLGALIADPHPIRLPSMADDPRAVGFPPHHPRMDSFLGVPVRVRGEVFGNLYLTNRRDGLFTEEDERLVEALATTAGFAIENARLLEQARGRAQWMSSAAELSAALLSSTTDTAFDLIASRIFDLPDIDKVTVVLADDSGAQLHVAAARGQGESEVRGLSLDASSTCAGAVITSGQARSYVREPSPENDPLRVVRDGDAGPVVAAPLRRRGRLWGVLCVARDPNGRRFTVADLESIADFAFRASLALELSHAREEGQRALLADDRRRIARDLHDHVIQQLFGTGLTLQAVAGKLPPGPETEQLHASIDQLDDAISQIRTVVFALSQRDESSLRHRVIDVVADLSAMLRRPPAIRFTGPVDHAITGTLLVDVVGVTRELLSNAVRHSRADRISVEVGIDADTAVVQVEDDGIGIGAGDRRSGLKNLADKAAARGGQFTVESVSGATTVRWAAPLNGEADKRQGRSR
- a CDS encoding response regulator transcription factor, producing the protein MTNVFLVDDHEIVRRGLVDLVRAQTDLEVVGEAATVRQAIGRIEATLPDVAVLDVRLPDGSGIDLCRDIRSRMPAVACLMLTAYDDDAAVRAAVLAGASGYILKDIGGSRLVDAIRSVANGRTLMDDAVVKRATEKIRERADNSDPRLGSLGLRERQILRLIADGLTNRQIGEHLGIAEKTVKNYVSSLLSKLGLERRTQAAVFQLEHRGGQPS
- a CDS encoding universal stress protein; this encodes MERIVLGYDGSPASVSALAWVAARAGREVAKVGLVNVVSRFAQDRASALDQLAEAETFLRDRVPGVGVELHRLEGGVPDSLTEFADDTDLLVVGINPGHPIRAAMAGAMPLRISTHARVPVVMVPAGWVDVGDPITIGISDDDSSSTALAFAAQEAEETETSVRLVHAWLMPTPSFSGSAVMVATQEDVMADHRATLTAAVNWLVERYPTMRLQSELVRDSRSAALLRYAPRSSMLVIGTHHRGVLAGSLLGSVAEGVLWQAECPVAVIPRDAVLHHGREE